The Aerosakkonema funiforme FACHB-1375 genome includes a region encoding these proteins:
- a CDS encoding ATP phosphoribosyltransferase regulatory subunit: protein MLHQSPPSPPSFPPKRGDSKGGTFVRSDDKGLNFYAPGARDLLPLDVAQKRWIEERLQQVYHRAGYHRIITSTIERLDTLMAGGAIDRSTVLQLQNIEEEGLGLRPELTASIARTAVTRMAGVTYPQRLYYNANVFRRSHDSSHNNQQEFYQAGVELIGGGGLLADAEILLLLTECLQTLGLHNWYLILGEAELTRSLLSAFPSALQDKVRFAIAHLDRVTLETLPLSDELRQRALILLDLRGRPNDVLQKVANLELAPPQQEALNNLKSLIELLEQGFPKLADGSSLASKLILDLSLIQTFDYYTGIVFEAVGETETDKRVLGQGGRYDRLLSLYHPQGDNVPGIGFCLNIEDLHQALLPTAQLPHQTPASDWLVVPETPQAYPAAFAYAQTLRDSVNLVRVEIDLGGRDPDAIREYASLRRIRQIAWVQGEGSPTIETL from the coding sequence ATGCTGCATCAATCACCCCCCTCACCCCCCTCCTTCCCCCCAAAAAGGGGGGATAGCAAAGGCGGAACTTTTGTTCGCTCAGATGATAAAGGACTGAATTTTTATGCCCCAGGGGCGAGAGATTTATTGCCCCTGGATGTGGCGCAAAAACGTTGGATTGAAGAACGTTTGCAGCAGGTATATCATCGAGCGGGTTATCACCGGATTATTACCTCCACGATCGAGCGTTTGGATACACTGATGGCTGGGGGAGCGATCGACAGATCGACGGTGCTGCAACTGCAAAACATTGAAGAAGAAGGACTGGGGTTGCGTCCAGAACTAACGGCTAGTATCGCACGGACTGCTGTTACTCGCATGGCTGGCGTCACCTATCCCCAACGCCTCTACTACAATGCCAATGTGTTTCGACGATCGCACGATAGCAGCCACAACAATCAGCAGGAATTTTATCAAGCTGGGGTAGAATTGATCGGTGGCGGCGGGTTGCTTGCGGATGCAGAAATCTTGCTCTTGCTGACAGAATGTTTGCAGACTCTGGGTTTGCATAACTGGTATTTGATTTTGGGAGAAGCAGAACTGACGCGAAGTTTGCTCTCTGCTTTTCCCAGTGCTTTGCAAGATAAGGTGCGGTTTGCGATCGCTCATCTGGATCGCGTTACCTTAGAAACGCTACCGCTTTCCGACGAACTGCGCCAACGCGCTCTGATATTGTTGGATTTGCGCGGACGCCCAAATGATGTGCTACAAAAAGTTGCCAATCTAGAACTAGCGCCGCCTCAACAAGAAGCTCTCAACAATCTTAAATCTCTGATAGAATTACTCGAACAAGGTTTTCCAAAGCTAGCCGATGGATCGTCGCTCGCCTCAAAATTAATTCTCGACCTCAGCTTAATTCAAACCTTCGATTACTACACCGGCATAGTATTTGAAGCAGTCGGCGAAACGGAAACTGACAAGCGCGTTCTGGGACAGGGAGGTCGCTACGATCGATTGCTCAGTCTCTATCACCCTCAAGGAGACAATGTTCCCGGTATTGGATTCTGTCTCAATATCGAAGATCTGCACCAAGCCTTGCTACCTACCGCTCAGCTGCCTCACCAAACGCCCGCCAGCGACTGGTTAGTTGTTCCCGAAACTCCCCAAGCTTACCCAGCTGCGTTTGCTTACGCCCAAACTCTCAGAGATTCGGTCAATTTAGTGCGCGTGGAAATAGATTTGGGAGGACGCGATCCCGATGCGATTCGGGAATACGCCAGTCTTCGCCGTATCCGTCAAATTGCTTGGGTACAAGGGGAAGGCTCCCCAACAATTGAAACCCTATAA
- a CDS encoding indolepyruvate ferredoxin oxidoreductase subunit alpha — translation MPHTIVTDICEGVADCVSACPVACIHEGPGKNVKGTDWYWIDFATCIDCGICLQVCPVEDAIVAEERPDLQKTPS, via the coding sequence GTGCCTCACACGATCGTTACTGATATTTGCGAAGGCGTCGCCGACTGCGTTTCCGCTTGTCCCGTTGCTTGCATTCACGAAGGCCCAGGCAAAAATGTCAAAGGTACTGATTGGTACTGGATTGATTTTGCCACCTGCATTGACTGCGGTATTTGTCTACAGGTATGTCCTGTAGAAGATGCGATAGTCGCTGAAGAGCGTCCGGATTTGCAAAAAACGCCTTCTTAA